A stretch of the Bacillus sp. FJAT-18017 genome encodes the following:
- a CDS encoding Ig-like domain-containing protein produces the protein MKKVFSIMVVILLVASTISLSPKAVKAETSSEVEDNDSFSKANGLSLTASPYESGVFTAAVNGTIFNDSYYSDDYDYYRITLTNPGKLTIKITPKQDTNFQVVLYDSSQSRMEDWHTYFNDSTEPIELFSNGLKSGTYFIRVSHYEGNYDKVPYQLEVDFTPSENYEQEDNDSRSKANWIKTGTVYNGFGDSDYNEDYFAFTVDKNSEVKVNLSRSATERFQINLFDVSGNELEGWYTYYNDSTDLIEVIHTGLPQGTYYIKIDVYENDKYNIPYSFSVNVTANSAFETEPNHGESTADVITVGQQFSGVIGYDDDVDYYRVTIPTKMDLALYMSQSDSHRFGVSIYQQGSSYWYADDYSTEYGKSASAKVTNLSLNAGTYFIWIQGDEGSFNKVPYSFKLVERDTTPPAAPVVSTITDKSSVITGTAEANSTIIVRQGSTIIKTGKAGKDGKFSIGIPAKTGGTTLYVTAKDAEGNESLPAKIIVKDTTAPKAPSVNEVKDKDIKVTGKTEAYAKVTVKSGSTVIAQGTADKNGNYSLALKKSQKAGTVLTVSSQDKAGNTSVSTKVTVKDKTPPAIPTVNKVTVKSATVTGKTEPNATVYVKANNRVIGQAKAGKTGTYSVKIPKQKYKTTLYVYAKDTAGNIGSSRKVTVQK, from the coding sequence ATGAAAAAAGTATTTAGTATTATGGTAGTAATATTACTGGTAGCTTCAACGATCTCTTTGAGTCCTAAGGCAGTAAAAGCTGAAACTTCTTCAGAAGTTGAAGACAATGATTCATTCAGTAAAGCCAATGGTTTGTCCTTAACCGCAAGCCCCTATGAAAGTGGTGTTTTCACTGCTGCGGTAAATGGCACAATCTTTAATGACTCTTACTATTCCGATGATTATGACTATTACAGAATTACTTTAACAAACCCAGGCAAACTAACTATTAAAATCACTCCAAAACAGGATACAAACTTCCAGGTTGTGCTCTATGATTCCTCACAATCAAGAATGGAAGATTGGCATACATATTTTAATGACAGTACTGAGCCTATAGAACTATTCTCAAACGGATTAAAAAGCGGTACATATTTTATAAGGGTTAGCCACTACGAAGGAAACTACGATAAAGTTCCTTACCAGTTAGAAGTTGATTTTACCCCTAGCGAAAATTATGAACAAGAAGACAACGACAGCCGCTCAAAGGCAAACTGGATCAAAACAGGAACTGTCTACAATGGTTTTGGAGACAGTGATTACAACGAGGATTATTTTGCTTTTACAGTGGATAAGAACAGTGAAGTAAAAGTTAATCTTAGCAGAAGTGCGACTGAAAGATTTCAAATTAATCTTTTTGATGTAAGCGGAAATGAATTGGAAGGTTGGTATACGTATTATAATGATTCCACGGATCTTATAGAAGTTATCCATACAGGCCTGCCTCAAGGCACTTATTATATTAAAATAGACGTCTATGAAAACGACAAATATAATATTCCATATTCTTTCTCTGTAAACGTCACTGCCAATTCCGCATTTGAAACGGAGCCTAATCATGGCGAATCGACCGCTGATGTAATTACAGTCGGACAGCAGTTCAGCGGAGTGATCGGGTATGATGATGATGTGGATTATTATAGGGTAACAATACCTACTAAAATGGATTTGGCCTTGTATATGTCCCAATCTGATTCCCATCGATTTGGAGTATCTATTTACCAACAGGGAAGTTCGTATTGGTATGCTGATGACTACTCTACTGAATATGGAAAGTCAGCCTCAGCCAAAGTGACAAACCTTTCCCTGAATGCAGGTACTTATTTTATTTGGATTCAAGGAGATGAAGGAAGTTTTAATAAAGTCCCTTACTCTTTCAAGCTTGTCGAAAGGGATACTACACCTCCAGCAGCACCTGTGGTAAGTACTATAACTGATAAAAGCAGTGTTATTACTGGAACTGCGGAAGCAAATTCTACAATTATCGTTAGACAGGGAAGTACAATCATTAAGACAGGCAAGGCCGGAAAAGACGGGAAATTCTCTATTGGTATTCCGGCAAAAACAGGCGGTACAACCCTTTATGTAACTGCCAAGGACGCCGAAGGAAATGAAAGCCTCCCAGCTAAAATCATCGTGAAAGATACCACAGCACCGAAGGCACCTTCTGTAAATGAAGTAAAGGATAAAGATATTAAGGTTACGGGAAAAACAGAAGCATATGCCAAAGTAACAGTTAAATCAGGATCAACTGTTATCGCTCAAGGTACGGCAGATAAAAATGGAAACTATTCATTAGCATTGAAAAAATCACAAAAAGCTGGTACTGTCTTGACTGTATCATCACAGGATAAAGCCGGAAATACGAGTGTATCCACAAAAGTAACCGTTAAAGACAAAACACCTCCTGCTATTCCAACGGTCAATAAAGTTACAGTCAAATCTGCAACAGTGACAGGAAAAACAGAACCGAACGCCACTGTATATGTGAAAGCCAACAACCGTGTAATTGGTCAGGCTAAGGCTGGAAAAACAGGAACTTACTCAGTGAAAATACCAAAACAAAAGTATAAAACTACACTGTATGTTTATGCGAAAGATACAGCCGGAAACATCGGCTCATCCCGGAAAGTTACCGTCCAAAAATAA
- a CDS encoding Ig-like domain-containing protein gives MRKVLSILLVLQLFLTPLDVLAEQGEARANPQQTLLSKETSVQEPKQSKGETLNYTDPANYPLKQPGDLVDFLYDSYGYQYFYYDYLTDYSMDEMKLRLRYYSEQSSLKDTYFWLEFFKEDSGSLVYQDSNVFDTYGYSAVGLASYLSKEQFADQPFIYIRVGITPTYYSSYYTDTTTFKIANPFYTGNGNQAPDSYVLISNESTDSASSQPTGVFNSERIEEPITKSMNQGIYKRDFNKAFNPKLTKSSLVNKSTNSYFPSYQVGDNKYFWVSNLATNQDYQVNARLAYSGTKANIWVNDNQISDSDAARLGEEFDSNIYPSVTNNFGKESDVNQDGKINILCYDIQDGFNGSGGYVAGYFWGGDLYTSYYSNQSEIFYIDTYPAMGLYSNDVTQVYETIAHEFQHMVNYNQNVLLERGVTMDTWLNEAFSMAAEQIYSGNALSSRINYYNNSAAIQNGHSLLYWDRTGDTLSNYALSYLFGQYFRLQAGQGNRIFKEIMNDTRNNHLAVEAAAKKYMDTNMTFGKLMTHFRAALLLKESSGLHGFKGDPSFDSIKTKPFTGSSQNLRGGGAVVAPYNSTAGFKEPTEKGSSITYTYFNSGDKKDTTPPAKPVVNPVSDRDTQLSGQAEPTSTVFATVGGTEIGRTTADGSGNFMMDIWLQPANATISIYAVDGAGNTSEAETVVVEDKTAPTQPVVNDFSDRDSFVTGIAEPNTTIQVKKNSSLLGSATANQDGTFSVYVLQQPAGTQLTVVAIDAAGNGSDPATLTVVDNTVPSINVDIVTDQSSNITGKTESGATVSAVIAGKTYKVTANQDGYFTIAIPKQRAGEVILVTASDGRNTSGTVELYVVDVTAPEVSGVSNNRYYNKDVTVSFNEGTATLNGAAFTSGTIVKNPGVYTLIVTDLNGNKTTVKFTIDKTAPKVTGVTNNAYYNKDVKVTFDESKATLNGAAFTSGSVVKNPGVYTLVVTDLAGNKTTVKFTIDKTAPKVTGVTNNAYYNKDVRVYFNEGKATLNGVAFTSGTLVKTAKIYTLVVTDPAGNKTTVKFTIDKTAPKVTGVYNNAFYNKDVRVYFNEGKATLNGVTFKSGTVVKTAKAYTLVVTDSAGNKTMTKFTIDKTPPAAPKVNTVKSGARTVTGTAEAYSVVSIKVGTKVIGKATTDRYGKYKVTIPAQKRYTALYVTAKDRAGNVSKATRVVVK, from the coding sequence ATGAGGAAGGTCTTGTCAATATTACTAGTTTTGCAGCTATTTTTGACGCCGCTTGATGTTTTGGCCGAGCAGGGGGAAGCCAGAGCGAATCCACAGCAAACTCTTCTTTCCAAGGAGACGTCTGTTCAGGAGCCTAAGCAGTCAAAGGGCGAAACGTTGAATTACACGGATCCTGCCAATTATCCATTGAAGCAGCCGGGTGATTTGGTCGATTTTTTATACGATTCTTATGGATACCAGTATTTCTATTACGATTATTTGACTGACTATTCCATGGATGAGATGAAGCTGAGACTTCGTTATTACTCGGAACAGTCGTCCTTAAAAGACACGTATTTTTGGTTGGAATTTTTCAAGGAGGACTCCGGAAGCCTTGTCTATCAAGATAGCAATGTCTTTGATACATATGGCTATTCAGCTGTCGGTCTCGCTTCATACCTTTCAAAGGAACAATTTGCAGATCAACCGTTTATTTATATTCGGGTTGGCATTACACCAACCTATTATTCTTCTTATTATACGGATACTACAACATTCAAAATTGCGAATCCCTTCTATACGGGTAACGGAAACCAGGCACCGGATTCTTACGTTCTCATAAGCAATGAGTCTACCGATTCGGCGTCTTCGCAACCGACAGGGGTTTTCAATTCTGAACGAATCGAAGAGCCTATAACCAAATCAATGAATCAGGGAATTTATAAACGCGATTTTAATAAAGCATTTAATCCAAAGTTAACAAAGAGCAGTCTTGTTAATAAAAGCACTAATTCCTATTTTCCTTCCTACCAGGTAGGTGATAATAAGTATTTCTGGGTTTCGAACCTTGCAACGAACCAGGATTATCAGGTAAATGCCAGGCTTGCGTATAGCGGAACGAAGGCAAATATATGGGTGAACGACAATCAGATTTCAGATAGCGATGCTGCTCGTCTTGGTGAGGAGTTTGATTCAAACATCTATCCTTCTGTAACAAACAACTTTGGGAAAGAGTCCGATGTGAACCAAGATGGGAAGATTAATATCCTCTGCTATGACATCCAGGACGGGTTCAATGGATCAGGTGGCTATGTAGCCGGATACTTTTGGGGCGGGGATTTGTATACATCCTATTATTCCAATCAATCTGAAATTTTCTACATTGATACGTATCCGGCAATGGGTTTATATTCAAATGATGTAACGCAAGTCTACGAGACAATAGCACATGAGTTTCAGCACATGGTCAACTACAATCAAAACGTGCTGCTTGAACGTGGCGTCACAATGGATACATGGCTGAACGAAGCTTTTTCAATGGCTGCTGAACAAATCTATTCAGGTAATGCCTTAAGCAGCCGAATCAATTACTACAATAACTCAGCTGCTATTCAAAATGGCCATTCGCTCCTCTACTGGGATAGAACTGGCGATACATTGTCCAACTATGCGTTGTCCTATTTATTCGGCCAATATTTCAGGCTGCAGGCAGGCCAAGGGAACCGGATTTTTAAAGAAATCATGAATGATACACGAAATAATCATCTTGCAGTTGAAGCAGCAGCCAAAAAGTATATGGACACAAACATGACGTTTGGCAAGCTTATGACCCATTTCCGGGCGGCGCTTTTATTAAAAGAATCATCAGGTCTACATGGGTTTAAGGGTGACCCTTCCTTTGATTCTATTAAAACAAAGCCATTTACAGGCAGCTCCCAAAATCTGCGTGGGGGCGGTGCCGTTGTGGCGCCGTATAATTCCACCGCAGGATTTAAGGAGCCAACAGAAAAAGGATCATCAATTACCTATACGTATTTCAATTCAGGTGACAAGAAGGATACAACACCACCTGCAAAACCTGTTGTCAACCCAGTCAGTGACAGGGATACGCAACTTTCCGGCCAGGCTGAACCAACTTCAACTGTTTTTGCTACCGTAGGTGGAACTGAAATTGGCAGAACAACTGCTGACGGAAGCGGCAACTTTATGATGGATATTTGGCTGCAACCAGCTAATGCAACTATTTCCATTTATGCAGTAGATGGTGCTGGCAATACGAGTGAAGCTGAGACCGTTGTTGTTGAGGATAAAACTGCGCCAACACAACCTGTTGTAAACGATTTTTCCGATCGTGATTCGTTTGTTACCGGAATAGCTGAACCAAATACAACAATCCAAGTTAAAAAGAATAGTAGCCTACTTGGCAGTGCAACCGCTAATCAAGACGGCACCTTTTCTGTATACGTTTTACAACAACCTGCAGGAACACAGTTGACTGTTGTGGCAATTGATGCTGCAGGAAATGGTAGTGATCCAGCTACATTAACTGTTGTGGACAATACAGTTCCAAGTATCAATGTTGATATAGTTACAGATCAATCGAGTAATATTACCGGAAAAACTGAGTCGGGCGCTACAGTGAGTGCTGTTATAGCCGGAAAAACATATAAAGTGACAGCTAATCAGGATGGATATTTTACAATTGCCATTCCTAAACAAAGGGCAGGAGAAGTAATCCTCGTTACAGCTTCTGATGGAAGAAATACAAGTGGAACAGTTGAGTTGTATGTAGTAGATGTAACCGCCCCAGAGGTTAGCGGAGTCAGCAACAATCGCTACTACAATAAAGATGTAACGGTAAGCTTCAATGAAGGCACCGCAACATTGAACGGTGCAGCTTTTACAAGTGGTACGATTGTGAAAAATCCAGGAGTTTATACTCTAATAGTTACTGACTTGAACGGCAATAAGACAACTGTGAAGTTCACCATTGATAAAACTGCACCTAAGGTAACCGGTGTTACAAACAACGCCTACTATAATAAGGATGTTAAGGTAACTTTCGATGAAAGCAAGGCAACACTAAACGGGGCTGCTTTTACAAGCGGATCGGTTGTGAAAAATCCAGGAGTTTATACTCTAGTAGTTACAGACTTGGCCGGCAATAAGACGACTGTGAAGTTCACAATCGACAAAACTGCTCCTAAAGTAACCGGTGTAACAAATAACGCCTATTACAATAAGGACGTTAGGGTTTACTTTAATGAAGGCAAGGCAACTTTGAACGGAGTAGCCTTCACAAGCGGTACATTGGTGAAGACTGCAAAGATTTATACATTGGTCGTAACCGATCCAGCCGGAAACAAGACCACGGTGAAATTCACAATCGACAAAACGGCTCCTAAGGTAACCGGTGTTTATAATAATGCTTTTTACAATAAAGATGTCCGAGTTTATTTTAATGAGGGTAAGGCGACCTTGAATGGAGTAACCTTCAAGAGTGGTACTGTCGTTAAAACAGCAAAAGCCTATACACTCGTCGTAACCGACTCTGCTGGCAACAAGACCATGACTAAGTTCACGATAGACAAGACACCACCTGCAGCTCCTAAGGTCAATACTGTAAAAAGCGGAGCCAGGACGGTAACCGGAACAGCGGAAGCTTATTCAGTTGTATCAATTAAGGTTGGTACTAAAGTAATCGGTAAAGCGACAACTGACCGATATGGAAAGTATAAAGTTACAATTCCGGCACAGAAGCGATATACGGCATTGTATGTAACTGCGAAGGATCGGGCTGGGAATGTGAGTAAGGCGACAAGGGTCGTGGTTAAATAG